In the genome of Nitrospira japonica, one region contains:
- a CDS encoding Lcl C-terminal domain-containing protein: MNWDRNFPSATRFTILPEFNNEAVRDNNTGLVWQRTPDTTLRDWLGARTICANLVVGGATGWRLPSVFELKSLQDPSLPAPFVPTSVFTVPSNTFWSTTEVSPPPAGQAVWVVTFAGGMALTNGTAGGQTFLAWGVRGPMHPDTY, from the coding sequence ATGAATTGGGACCGAAACTTTCCTAGCGCAACTCGCTTTACCATACTGCCCGAGTTCAATAACGAGGCGGTTCGTGATAACAACACTGGCTTAGTCTGGCAACGGACGCCGGATACGACGCTGCGGGACTGGCTGGGTGCACGGACCATTTGTGCCAATTTGGTAGTGGGTGGCGCAACCGGTTGGCGTCTCCCCTCCGTCTTCGAACTGAAAAGCCTTCAAGATCCTTCATTGCCGGCCCCCTTCGTGCCAACCAGCGTTTTTACCGTGCCGTCCAATACCTTCTGGTCGACGACCGAGGTTTCCCCTCCTCCGGCTGGTCAGGCCGTATGGGTGGTGACATTCGCCGGTGGCATGGCGTTGACCAACGGAACGGCCGGAGGGCAGACCTTCCTTGCTTGGGGGGTGCGAGGCCCCATGCATCCGGATACGTATTGA
- a CDS encoding ATP-grasp fold amidoligase family protein, translating to MNSVDPAWLGSVAAFTGDIRRLMIARFIHQRLRRLAVTLYGRGIPSRLLDAILYPTYLFQFLEVHNRLPVRPNRLFNDFLFKIKSGSELKHPLRRLVTDKELGKIYIEKKLGRGVTPRTHMILRSAAAVDRDTPSVYPSVVKPTHCSGRIVIVRSASEYAAASPTIKNWLQEDYFLDDLEKNYVGLERKVIVEEYIDDSFVLEGSLHCLNGEPKVISLIDRTTKSRQSFDVNAMPLGVSLHFPLQEFEPKSWEFLPQLLESARILASEFDYVRVDFYTDTTRILFGELTHLPAGGTGKFYPANGEMKFSEAFFRSPH from the coding sequence ATGAATTCCGTCGATCCCGCGTGGCTGGGATCGGTGGCCGCGTTCACCGGTGATATCCGACGCCTGATGATCGCTCGGTTCATTCATCAGCGACTCCGCCGCCTCGCCGTGACGCTCTATGGACGTGGAATACCGTCCCGGCTGTTGGACGCCATTCTCTATCCGACCTATCTGTTTCAGTTTCTCGAGGTCCACAACAGGCTTCCGGTCAGACCCAACCGGTTGTTCAACGATTTTCTGTTCAAGATCAAATCAGGTTCCGAACTGAAACACCCTCTGCGAAGGCTCGTCACCGACAAGGAGCTTGGAAAGATCTATATCGAAAAGAAGCTCGGACGCGGGGTTACTCCGCGGACGCACATGATCTTGCGGAGTGCGGCGGCGGTCGATCGCGATACGCCTTCCGTCTACCCGTCCGTCGTCAAGCCGACACACTGTTCCGGAAGAATCGTGATCGTTCGTTCGGCGTCCGAGTACGCAGCCGCGTCACCCACGATCAAGAACTGGCTCCAGGAAGATTATTTTCTCGATGATTTGGAGAAGAACTATGTCGGGCTTGAGAGAAAAGTCATCGTTGAAGAATATATCGACGATTCCTTCGTGCTCGAAGGGTCGCTCCATTGTCTCAATGGCGAGCCCAAAGTCATCAGTCTGATCGATCGGACGACCAAATCGCGACAGTCGTTCGATGTGAATGCAATGCCCCTTGGGGTGAGCCTGCACTTCCCGCTTCAGGAATTCGAACCCAAGAGCTGGGAGTTTCTGCCGCAGCTTCTGGAAAGCGCACGGATTCTGGCGTCCGAATTCGACTACGTCAGGGTGGATTTTTACACAGATACTACGCGGATACTCTTCGGCGAGTTGACGCATCTGCCGGCAGGCGGGACGGGGAAGTTTTACCCGGCGAACGGAGAGATGAAATTTTCCGAGGCATTTTTTCGGTCTCCGCACTGA
- a CDS encoding class I SAM-dependent methyltransferase, which yields MPTTYTERFARNTELIHAYAGDNSPRMAEIKHLYAILKRLNAKHVLNVPFEGNLVKTIARTEAITFADFIVPDTLDEWNIIQTDYELTGIPRDHFDAVLSIAGIHHLTDQEQLQFIVATRQVLRRGGRLLMVEVTSESSTSRFLDTFVGRYTPTGHTGNYLKDDFVGVLSQAGYRRITRKTIVHEWIFAHEEHLYIWMTKFFGIRVSKPVLLRHVRDLLGMRRSGNGLKIDWRLDFVSAETEKMPRKISSLRSPGKTSPSRLPADASTRRRVSA from the coding sequence ATGCCGACGACCTACACGGAACGTTTTGCGAGAAACACTGAATTGATCCACGCCTATGCTGGCGATAATTCGCCTCGTATGGCGGAGATCAAACATTTGTATGCCATCCTCAAGCGCCTGAACGCGAAACACGTGCTCAATGTGCCGTTTGAAGGCAACCTGGTCAAAACCATCGCTCGCACTGAAGCGATCACATTCGCGGACTTCATCGTCCCGGATACGTTGGACGAGTGGAATATCATTCAGACCGACTACGAATTGACCGGAATACCGAGAGACCACTTTGACGCCGTTCTTTCAATCGCCGGAATCCACCACCTGACGGATCAAGAGCAACTGCAGTTCATTGTCGCCACTCGTCAAGTGCTCAGAAGGGGCGGGCGTTTGTTGATGGTCGAAGTCACTAGCGAATCGTCAACCAGCCGGTTTCTCGACACATTTGTCGGCCGATACACTCCGACGGGACACACCGGGAATTACCTCAAAGATGACTTCGTTGGCGTGCTGAGCCAGGCGGGATATCGGCGCATCACTCGCAAGACGATCGTTCATGAATGGATATTTGCACACGAAGAGCATCTCTACATCTGGATGACGAAGTTTTTCGGCATTCGTGTTTCAAAGCCGGTCTTGCTCCGTCACGTCAGGGACCTGCTCGGCATGAGACGGAGCGGCAACGGGCTGAAGATCGACTGGAGATTGGACTTTGTCAGTGCGGAGACCGAAAAAATGCCTCGGAAAATTTCATCTCTCCGTTCGCCGGGTAAAACTTCCCCGTCCCGCCTGCCGGCAGATGCGTCAACTCGCCGAAGAGTATCCGCGTAG